One Scleropages formosus chromosome 8, fSclFor1.1, whole genome shotgun sequence DNA window includes the following coding sequences:
- the prf1.1 gene encoding perforin-1.1, with amino-acid sequence MLLSVICSWVGLALLSLPTPTSPYCVTVRGPECDDVEFAPGSTLAGEGFDITKMQRKGAYVIDTSTWKRRDKTCTICHNPYLQKKQKLPLSIVDWRPNHQCSLKIASALHESSEALVSSSTKSVQNNWESSLELSHKNFRGSLMLAGTNSKLAEYSMEKTKKDRFSFTSHHVSCRYYSYRLSSSPSIHPEFQQAMKKLPKKYNQNSKAHYYKFIDIFGTHYITKVDLGGSISTVTSIRQCEAALQGLSVDEVKMCLDVEAAANVGEKVNMKTKAQHCQEDRNKLENRASFSSKFNDRFTEIQGGHTTEPELMFSPTKNPEAYKEWMLSLQTIPDLISYSLDSLHELLPPSNPLAQNLQRAISHYILERALWKNCSEPCPTGVKTNPKDSCVCSCHNNPGVTPNCCPTKRGQARVKVTIQRATDLWGDYNTGTDGYVKVSHMGVPVGRTRIIYNTNHPYWGDVFDMGLVVLSAGDSVKLEVWDEDNKWDDDLLGTCNVKLAAGVKEDICGLNHGQLYYKVEVECAPSLGGGSCSDYVGSPLNWHMQKAYVSRNALPVPSKILEKLGVVFDNGTALANRSRSDR; translated from the exons ATGCTCCTGTCAGTCATTTGCTCCTGGGTGGGGCTCGCGCTGCTGTCCTTGCCCACCCCCACGAGCCCATACTGCGTCACCGTCCGGGGCCCCGAATGCGACGACGTCGAGTTTGCACCCGGCTCCACTCTGGCAGGCGAAGGCTTTGACATCACCAAGATGCAGCGTAAAGGGGCCTACGTCATCGACACGAGCACCTGGAAGCGCAGAGACAAAACGTGCACCATATGCCACAACCCGTACctgcagaagaagcagaagcttCCCTTGTCCATCGTGGACTGGAGACCCAATCACCAGTGCAGCCTGAAAATCGCCAGTGCCCTGCATGAGTCTAGCGAGGCCCTGGTGAGCTCCTCCACCAAGAGTGTGCAGAACAACTGGGAAAGCAGCCTGGAGCTCAGTCACAAGAACTTCAGAGGGTCGCTGATGTTGGCAGGAACCAATTCCAAACTGGCAGAGTACTCGATGGAGAAAACCAAGAAGGACAGGTTCAGCTTCACCAGCCACCACGTGTCGTGTCGGTACTACAG CTACAGGTTGTCCAGCTCGCCTTCCATTCATCCAGAGTTCCAGCAAGCAATGAAGAAACTCCCCAAGAAGTACAACCAAAACAGCAAGGCACACTACTACAAGTTCATCGACATCTTCGGCACTCATTACATCACCAAG GTGGACCTGGGTGGCAGCATCAGTACGGTGACCAGCATCAGGCAGTGCGAGGCTGCCCTACAGGGCCTTAGCGTGGACGAGGTCAAGATGTGCCTGGACGTCGAGGCAGCCGCCAACGTGGGGGAGAAGGTCAACATGAAGACGAAGGCTCAGCACTGCCAGGAAGACCGCAACAAGCTGGAGAACCGCGCCAGTTTCTCTAGCAAGTTCAACGACAG ATTCACAGAGATCCAGGGTGGCCACACCACGGAGCCAGAGCTCATGTTCTCACCCACCAAGAACCCCGAGGCATACAAGGAGTGGATGTTGTCGCTGCAAACCATCCCGGACCTGATCTCCTACTCGCTGGACTCGCTGCACGAACTGCTGCCCCCATCGAACCCCTTAGCCCAAAACCTGCAGCGCGCCATCAGTCACTACATCCTGGAGCGGGCGCTCTGGAAGAATTGCTCGGAGCCCTGCCCCACCGGGGTGAAGACGAACCCAAAGGACTCGTGCGTGTGCAGCTGCCACAACAACCCGGGAGTGACACCCAACTGCTGCCCCACGAAAAGAGGACAAGCGAGGGTGAAGGTGACCATCCAGAGAGCCACCGACCTGTGGGGCGACTACAACACGGGCACCGACGGCTACGTCAAGGTGTCCCACATGGGTGTCCCGGTGGGTCGCACCCGAATCATCTACAACACCAACCACCCTTACTGGGGCGACGTGTTCGACATGGGTCTGGTGGTGCTCTCGGCAGGGGACAGCGTGAAGCTGGAGGTGTGGGACGAGGACAACAAGTGGGACGACGATCTGCTGGGCACCTGCAACGTCAAGCTGGCGGCTGGCGTGAAGGAGGACATATGCGGTCTGAACCACGGGCAGCTCTACTACAAGGTGGAGGTGGAGTGCGCGCCCAGCCTCGGCGGGGGGTCCTGCAGCGACTACGTTGGCTCTCCGCTGAACTGGCACATGCAGAAGGCCTACGTGTCCCGAAACGCGCTGCCCGTCCCAAGCAAGATCCTCGAGAAACTGGGCGTGGTGTTCGACAACGGCACGGCCTTGGCCAACCGGAGCCGAAGTGACAGATGA
- the LOC108941613 gene encoding elastin-like translates to MVGHALLQMALVLCLTQRALQGGVPPLGSALGRLGPGRGETFSVCLCQVVSLNELEYARETCARERLLDARLSLSLSPGAALGPVPGAGGVKAGGPGPTLPLQGGPGFGAGRFPSGPFRGVPFRGRPSKAGRYPGAQFGMGAGLGPGLGTALGNGLGVGQLLGKQRGGYGAKGFGYGGQPLGGRAAGVAPQNGQGAKATKAGYGPWTGGYPGAGWANGYGPGVGPGGFFDSGKARAGDSGGAVRGGYPGGGSTNGYGTGAAGLGEGGKARPAGYGNGYGAIGNGYGNGVGYPTVLADAAGLGGKAGKRAGGVGGAPGAAAPQLPYGGQPVVPAGLGVNGKADRYGGAQPSYGRQPVQPLGLGADGDLGALGVDLGGGLGLDSTGKYGSIVQMPYNGLPVVPAGLDGNGGYPYDPQTMAAEGKVPTKYGTGTYGNGGVQPAAYSGPLAAAQGPYGGKESKFGLNGFLGNGYRG, encoded by the exons ATGGTGGGTCACGCGCTCCTGCAGATGGCACTCGTACTCTGCCTGACCCAGCGGGCTCTGCAAGGAG GAGTCCCGCCACTAGGGAGCGCTCTGGGGAGACTGGGGCCTGGCAGAGGTGAGACCTTCTCGGTGTGTCTGTGTCAGGTGGTCAGCTTAAATGAGCTGGAATATGCGCGTGAGACGTGTGCACGTGAGCGACTGCTGGACGCGAggctctccctctccctctccccagGTGCTGCTCTTGGTCCCGTCCCAGGTGCTGGCGGAGTTAAGGCTGGAG GTCCAGGACCGACACTTCCGCTGCAGGGGGGGCCGGGCTTCGGCGCAGGGCGGTTTCCCAGCGGCCCGTTCAGGGGTGTCCCGTTCCGGGGGCGACCCAGCAAAGCAG GTCGCTATCCTGGTGCCCAGTTTGGAATGG GTGCTGGCCTGGGGCCCGGTTTGGGGACCGCGCTCGGGAACGGACTCGGTGTTGGCCAGCTGCTGGGAAAGCAGCGCGGAG GGTACGGCGCTAAAGGCTTCGGCTACGGCGGGCAGCCTCTCGGAG GCCGTGCCGCTGGAGTCGCGCCGCAGAACGGCCAGGGGGCCAAAGCCACCAAAGCGG GTTACGGCCCCTGGACCGGAGGGTACCCGGGCGCGGGATGGGCCAACGGTTATGGACCAG GTGTGGGACCAGGCGGATTCTTCGACAGCGGAAAGGCCAGAGCAGGCG ATTCTGGTGGCGCCGTGAGAGGGGGTTACCCGGGAGGAGGCTCCACCAACGGTTATGGAACAG GTGCCGCTGGGCTGGGTGAGGGGGGCAAAGCCCGACCtgcag GCTATGGAAACGGTTACGGAGCTATCGGCAATGGCTACGGGAACG GAGTGGGATACCCCACCGTACTTGCAGATGCTGCTGGACTTggaggcaaagcaggaaagaGAGCAG GGGGTGTCGGTGGCGCTCCAGGAGCCGCTGCTCCTCAGCTGCCCTACGGGGGCCAGCCCGTGGTGCCCGCTGGCCTGGGAGTTAACGGCAAGGCGGACCGCTACGGTGGGGCTCAGCCTTCCTATGGGAGGCAGCCGGTCCAGCCATTGGGGCTGGGTGCTGATGGAGATCTGG GTGCTCTAGGTGTTGACCTGGGAGGCGGGCTGGGGTTAGACTCGACCGGGAAATACG GGAGCATCGTGCAGATGCCCTACAATGGCCTCCCAGTCGTCCCTGCTGGACTGGACG GAAACGGTGGCTACCCTTATGATCCCCAGACCATGGCGGCTGAGGGGAAAGTGCCAACCAAATACG GAACCGGAACTTACGGAAACGGGGGCGTGCAGCCGGCAG CGTACAGCGGTCCCCTGGCGGCTGCCCAGGGCCCGTACG GGGGGAAGGAGAGCAAGTTTGGTCTCAACGGATTCCTGGGCAATGGATACCGAG gCTGA